The following proteins are co-located in the Spinactinospora alkalitolerans genome:
- a CDS encoding MFS transporter — protein MTGVNRRNRSATDRPKWGAPPSAGISARDAAPFGWAPLVVLFLVGIVDRLEASVISGVLPQIQAEWGVSDTLAGAIPTAAAIAGAIVVLPAGYVADRYNRTAVIAVVVALWSIITLGSAAALGFAMFFATRVLLGAAENIDNPAGSSLLADYYPPLTRAKVFGWVRLTHYAGMALGVMVGGVVGQFFGWRGAFLFMVVPGLVVAVLCWRLREPARGFLDRVVARGSDERVPVPNGPGSGARADAAGLRSRMRGLDFRGQIREVSAIPTLRLVSLGLTALTLGLGGIFYWMASLFQRGFGLEPGPAGLFSGMIGLIGVVGGAVFGGWLGGRWHGTRPGGRILAGGGGLLLGSLLLGCTLAVDDLLLFSLGLLASNFLSAIAIPNLMACIADVIGAASRGIGFAGLQFLIVLGAAAGPLVVGAVSDAMGSLLGAMYALIVPMLIGAVLVLWARRHFEADAGRVLDRARSETAE, from the coding sequence ATGACCGGAGTGAACCGCCGGAACCGGTCGGCCACGGACCGGCCCAAATGGGGCGCGCCCCCGAGCGCGGGGATCAGCGCCCGCGACGCCGCACCGTTCGGATGGGCGCCACTGGTGGTGCTCTTCCTCGTCGGCATCGTCGACCGCCTGGAGGCCAGCGTCATCTCCGGGGTGCTCCCGCAGATCCAGGCCGAATGGGGCGTCAGCGACACCCTGGCGGGGGCCATTCCGACCGCGGCGGCGATCGCGGGCGCCATCGTCGTCCTCCCGGCCGGATACGTCGCCGACCGCTACAACCGCACCGCGGTCATCGCGGTCGTCGTCGCCCTCTGGTCGATCATCACGCTGGGCTCCGCCGCGGCACTGGGCTTCGCGATGTTCTTCGCGACCCGCGTGCTGCTCGGCGCTGCGGAGAACATCGACAACCCCGCCGGCAGCAGCCTGCTCGCCGACTACTACCCGCCGCTGACGCGGGCCAAGGTCTTCGGCTGGGTCCGGCTGACGCATTACGCGGGCATGGCGCTGGGCGTGATGGTCGGCGGGGTCGTCGGCCAGTTCTTCGGCTGGCGCGGCGCGTTCCTGTTCATGGTCGTCCCCGGCCTCGTGGTGGCGGTGCTGTGCTGGCGGCTGCGCGAACCGGCGCGCGGGTTCCTCGACCGGGTGGTGGCCCGCGGCTCCGACGAGCGCGTCCCGGTGCCGAACGGCCCGGGCTCCGGTGCGCGCGCCGATGCCGCCGGTCTCCGGTCGCGCATGCGCGGCCTGGACTTCAGGGGCCAGATCCGCGAGGTGTCGGCCATCCCCACGCTGCGGCTGGTGAGCCTGGGGCTGACCGCGCTGACCCTGGGCCTCGGCGGCATCTTCTACTGGATGGCCAGCCTGTTCCAGCGCGGCTTCGGTCTCGAACCCGGACCGGCCGGGCTGTTCAGCGGCATGATCGGCCTCATCGGGGTGGTCGGCGGCGCGGTCTTCGGCGGATGGCTCGGCGGGAGGTGGCACGGCACCCGCCCCGGCGGCCGCATCCTGGCCGGCGGCGGCGGGCTGCTGCTGGGATCGCTGCTGCTCGGGTGCACGCTCGCCGTCGACGACCTGCTGCTGTTCTCCCTCGGGCTGCTCGCCTCGAACTTCCTCAGCGCCATCGCCATCCCCAACCTGATGGCCTGCATCGCCGACGTCATCGGCGCCGCCTCGCGCGGGATCGGGTTCGCCGGGCTGCAGTTCCTCATCGTTCTCGGCGCCGCCGCCGGACCGCTCGTGGTCGGCGCGGTCTCCGACGCGATGGGGTCGCTGCTGGGAGCGATGTACGCCCTGATCGTCCCCATGCTGATCGGCGCGGTGCTGGTCCTCTGGGCGCGGCGGCACTTCGAGGCCGACGCGGGCCGGGTCCTGGACCGGGCACGGAGTGAAACCGCGGAGTGA
- a CDS encoding acyl-CoA thioesterase — translation MELCSGLGVLFGGSIMGAALAVLEHDIGRPVLWASAQFIRAATPGSAVEVTVAAPAEGTRFTQARVTGRLDGADVFHVAATLGRGRDGRSRTWGAPPGVLPPLDCPPRPASPRSRGTIAERIDVRPALAGSGQHPPGRVDSGRAAFWARPVDLDLDASALGLLGDLVPSGIGVTLGERIRAQSLDNTVRILRVVPTEWCLVDVRVQGVDNGVAHGLAHLWSEGGALLATASQTAAVRPAARR, via the coding sequence ATGGAGCTCTGCTCCGGCCTGGGCGTCCTGTTCGGCGGATCGATCATGGGGGCGGCCCTGGCGGTGCTGGAGCACGACATCGGCCGCCCGGTGCTCTGGGCGAGCGCCCAGTTCATCAGGGCCGCGACCCCCGGATCGGCCGTCGAGGTCACCGTGGCGGCTCCCGCCGAGGGGACGCGCTTCACCCAGGCTCGGGTGACCGGACGCCTGGACGGGGCCGACGTCTTCCACGTCGCGGCCACCCTGGGCCGGGGCCGCGACGGCCGGTCGCGGACATGGGGCGCGCCGCCCGGGGTGCTGCCCCCACTGGACTGCCCGCCGCGCCCGGCGTCGCCGCGGTCGCGGGGAACGATCGCCGAACGGATCGACGTGCGGCCGGCGCTGGCCGGCAGCGGGCAGCACCCGCCGGGACGCGTCGACTCGGGTCGGGCCGCCTTCTGGGCCCGGCCCGTCGACCTCGACCTGGACGCCTCGGCGCTGGGGCTGCTCGGCGACCTGGTCCCCTCGGGCATCGGCGTGACCCTGGGCGAGCGCATCCGAGCCCAGAGCCTCGACAACACCGTGCGGATCCTGCGCGTCGTCCCCACGGAGTGGTGCCTGGTCGACGTCCGGGTGCAGGGCGTCGACAACGGCGTCGCGCACGGACTGGCGCACCTGTGGAGCGAGGGCGGCGCGCTGCTCGCCACGGCGAGCCAGACTGCCGCCGTGCGCCCGGCCGCGCGGCGTTAA
- a CDS encoding MarR family winged helix-turn-helix transcriptional regulator, which yields MTESRARTRAELSRILMRTGPRIAQLQRRLLGRLDPPLGLSQYSVLARLGRGTTSMSELRARSIVSFSTLSETTAGLVRLGLVERTASERDRRSVDLSLTDKGRRLLAEAEQAMDQMADSIVEGVRPPSEAELSELLTPLADRVREVLAAEERGEPEP from the coding sequence GTGACCGAATCCCGCGCACGGACCCGAGCCGAGCTCAGCCGGATCCTCATGCGAACGGGCCCGCGCATCGCCCAACTGCAGCGGCGGCTGCTGGGCCGCCTCGATCCGCCGCTGGGACTGTCGCAATACAGCGTGCTCGCCCGGCTGGGGCGCGGCACCACCTCGATGTCGGAGCTGCGCGCGCGCTCCATCGTCAGCTTCTCCACCCTGTCGGAGACGACCGCCGGCCTGGTGCGCCTCGGGCTGGTCGAGCGGACCGCCAGCGAACGCGACCGGCGCAGCGTCGACCTCTCCCTGACCGACAAGGGGCGCCGCCTGCTCGCAGAGGCCGAGCAGGCGATGGACCAGATGGCGGACTCGATCGTGGAGGGTGTGCGCCCGCCCAGCGAGGCCGAGCTCAGCGAACTGCTGACCCCCCTCGCCGACCGCGTGCGCGAGGTGCTCGCGGCTGAGGAGCGGGGAGAACCGGAACCTTAA
- a CDS encoding sulfurtransferase: MPQPEHFPGLPVVVGPEWLTEHYGEVLVADVRWYLDGRSGRDAHLGGHLPGAVFVDLDADLAAPATEEGGRHPLPDPEAFARALGALGIGDDTPVVGYDDAGGSTAARLVWMLRALGSPAAVLDGGIQAWPGVLEQGPVPTAPRHRTPAPWPAERVADTSAVRAATADGARLLLDARAHGRYTGAEPSPVDVRPGHIPGARSAAWQDNLGPDGRFAAPERLRERFAGLGAAEAGSVTAYCGSGVTACHDLLALEHAGFTGARLYPGSWSAWAADPGLPAETGETGEAGGGGDSGADSAG; encoded by the coding sequence ATGCCGCAGCCCGAACACTTCCCCGGTCTTCCCGTCGTCGTCGGCCCGGAATGGCTGACCGAGCACTACGGCGAGGTCCTCGTCGCCGATGTGCGCTGGTACCTCGACGGCAGGTCCGGGCGCGACGCCCACCTCGGCGGCCACCTCCCCGGCGCGGTCTTCGTCGACCTCGACGCCGATCTGGCCGCTCCGGCGACGGAGGAGGGCGGACGGCACCCGCTGCCCGACCCGGAGGCGTTCGCCCGCGCCCTCGGCGCCCTGGGCATCGGTGACGACACACCGGTCGTCGGCTATGACGACGCCGGCGGCTCCACCGCAGCGCGCCTGGTGTGGATGCTGCGCGCCCTCGGGTCGCCGGCCGCGGTGCTGGACGGCGGCATCCAGGCGTGGCCGGGCGTCCTGGAGCAGGGGCCCGTGCCGACGGCGCCGCGGCACCGCACGCCCGCCCCGTGGCCGGCGGAGCGCGTGGCCGACACGTCGGCCGTGCGCGCCGCGACGGCCGACGGCGCCCGGCTGCTGCTGGACGCCCGGGCGCACGGCCGCTACACCGGCGCCGAACCGAGCCCGGTGGACGTCCGGCCCGGCCACATCCCCGGCGCGCGCAGCGCCGCCTGGCAGGACAACCTCGGCCCCGACGGCCGGTTCGCCGCGCCGGAGCGCCTGCGCGAGCGCTTCGCCGGGCTCGGGGCCGCCGAGGCCGGATCGGTCACGGCCTACTGCGGTTCGGGCGTGACCGCCTGCCACGACCTGCTGGCCCTGGAGCACGCGGGGTTCACCGGTGCGCGGTTGTACCCCGGCTCGTGGAGCGCCTGGGCCGCCGACCCCGGCCTCCCGGCGGAGACCGGGGAGACCGGGGAGGCCGGTGGGGGCGGGGACTCCGGGGCCGACTCGGCCGGGTAG
- a CDS encoding HelD family protein, whose protein sequence is MAVPEPAPALDPEIRAERDFLATARAALRRMRDDVLDTETALGDVVGDKVTNAVLLRARERRAEALVDIPDVPLFFGRLDYAPGTVFEADPGDPDGSGEPAAARTPDGDRVYIGRRHVHDASATPLVIDWRAPISIAFYRATAQNPMGVRLRRRYGFTSRAELTAYEDEPLAGAGSGAPGTAGAGALLALEIERPRSGPMRDIVATIQPEQDDLVRAPLERSLCVQGAPGTGKTAVGLHRVAYLLYAERRRLGRAGVAIIGPNRSFLSYIRNVLPALGEVDVRQTTVEELLGAVEVRRTEEPRAALVKGDARMAEVIRRDLWSRLRPPEESLVVQRGARRWRLYTDELADVLAELRDRGVTYGAGRELLAHRLAHAVLTRMESAGEVCDDRTHDQVRRDRAVRAAVTAMWPKADPVRLVLGLLTDPERLARAADGLLDAREQAAVMLPGRPRGPRSARWSIEDLALIDEAAGLVDRPASLGHVVVDEAQDLSPMQCRAIGRRGATGSFTVLGDVAQGTGPCATGDWSSLLHHLGRPDARLAVLDRGYRVPAQIIDFAARLLPGIAPGLGAPVAVRQAPGSLRITRVAEPELAEAVVRACRGELAGEGSVGLIAADAEIPALHGALAAAGLRAAVLGEADDALEAERLVCVPASLAKGLEFDAVVVAEPARIVAAEPRGLHRLYVVLTRAVSVLHVVHGAPLPEALAG, encoded by the coding sequence ATGGCCGTTCCCGAACCCGCCCCTGCCCTCGATCCCGAGATCCGGGCCGAACGCGACTTCCTCGCCACGGCCCGGGCGGCCCTGCGGCGCATGCGCGACGACGTCCTCGACACAGAGACCGCGCTCGGCGACGTCGTCGGCGACAAGGTCACCAACGCGGTCCTGCTCCGGGCCCGCGAGCGCCGCGCCGAAGCGCTGGTCGACATCCCCGATGTGCCGCTGTTCTTCGGCCGGCTCGACTACGCGCCGGGAACCGTGTTCGAGGCCGACCCCGGCGACCCCGACGGCTCCGGCGAACCCGCCGCGGCCCGGACCCCAGACGGCGACCGGGTCTACATCGGGCGGCGGCACGTCCACGACGCCTCCGCCACGCCCCTGGTCATCGACTGGCGCGCGCCCATCTCCATCGCCTTCTACCGGGCGACCGCGCAGAACCCGATGGGTGTGCGGCTGCGCCGCCGCTACGGCTTCACCAGCCGGGCCGAGCTGACCGCCTACGAGGACGAGCCGCTGGCCGGGGCCGGGAGCGGCGCGCCCGGCACAGCGGGGGCCGGCGCACTGCTGGCCTTGGAGATCGAGCGGCCGCGCTCCGGCCCCATGCGCGACATCGTCGCCACCATCCAGCCCGAGCAGGACGACCTCGTCCGCGCCCCGTTGGAGCGGTCGCTGTGCGTGCAGGGGGCGCCCGGCACCGGCAAGACGGCGGTCGGCCTGCACCGCGTCGCCTACCTGCTCTACGCCGAGCGCAGGCGGCTCGGCCGCGCCGGGGTCGCCATCATCGGCCCGAACCGCTCGTTCCTGTCCTACATCCGCAACGTGCTGCCCGCGCTCGGCGAGGTCGACGTCCGCCAGACCACGGTCGAGGAGCTGCTCGGCGCGGTGGAGGTGCGCCGGACCGAGGAACCGCGGGCCGCCCTGGTCAAGGGCGACGCCCGCATGGCCGAGGTGATCCGCCGCGACCTCTGGTCGCGGTTGCGCCCGCCGGAGGAGTCGCTGGTCGTGCAGCGGGGAGCGCGCCGGTGGCGGCTGTACACCGACGAGCTCGCCGACGTCCTCGCCGAGCTGCGCGACCGCGGCGTCACCTACGGGGCCGGACGCGAACTGCTGGCGCACCGGCTCGCGCACGCGGTGCTGACCAGGATGGAGAGCGCGGGGGAGGTCTGCGACGACCGGACGCACGACCAGGTGCGCCGCGACCGCGCGGTGCGCGCCGCCGTCACCGCGATGTGGCCCAAGGCCGACCCGGTGCGGCTCGTCCTCGGCCTGCTCACCGACCCCGAACGGCTCGCCCGCGCCGCCGACGGGCTGCTGGACGCGCGGGAGCAGGCGGCCGTCATGCTCCCCGGGCGTCCGCGCGGACCGAGATCGGCGCGCTGGTCCATCGAGGACCTGGCCCTGATCGACGAGGCCGCCGGCCTGGTCGATCGCCCGGCGAGCCTGGGACACGTCGTCGTCGACGAGGCCCAGGACCTCAGCCCGATGCAGTGCCGCGCGATCGGCCGCCGCGGCGCCACCGGCTCGTTCACCGTCCTCGGCGACGTCGCGCAGGGCACCGGCCCGTGCGCCACCGGCGACTGGTCCTCGCTGCTGCACCACCTCGGGCGGCCCGACGCCCGGCTCGCGGTGCTGGACCGGGGATACCGGGTGCCCGCGCAGATCATCGACTTCGCGGCCCGGCTGCTGCCCGGAATCGCCCCCGGCCTGGGCGCGCCCGTCGCGGTCCGCCAGGCCCCCGGCTCGCTCCGGATCACCCGGGTCGCGGAGCCGGAGCTGGCGGAGGCCGTCGTCCGGGCGTGCCGCGGGGAGCTGGCCGGGGAGGGGTCGGTCGGCCTGATCGCCGCCGACGCCGAGATCCCCGCGCTGCACGGCGCACTGGCCGCCGCCGGACTGAGGGCCGCGGTGCTGGGCGAGGCCGACGACGCGCTGGAGGCCGAGCGGCTGGTCTGCGTTCCCGCGTCACTGGCCAAGGGCCTGGAGTTCGACGCGGTCGTCGTCGCCGAACCGGCCCGCATCGTCGCGGCGGAGCCCCGGGGCCTGCACCGGCTCTACGTGGTCCTCACCCGGGCGGTCAGCGTCCTGCACGTCGTGCACGGCGCCCCCCTGCCGGAGGCGCTGGCGGGGTAG
- a CDS encoding universal stress protein: MNSTSEVRWVIVGVDGSDSSRYALEWSANEARLRGLGLRIVTAVQLPEREGPFAQFAHNPDDTAEAPRAHEAQALLDYARDWIKGIYPEIEVDTRLATERPGAALLQAASEPGVAAAVIGSRGLGSLASAFVGSVGVELAARAPVPVVVLPKKHESVKGVKGRIIVGVDGSETGQRAVEFAFAQGAKRDAEVVAICAWQPMAAFASTIGPVPPEVFDDSAVAAAARETLDAALAGPRATYPDVVVTAHEVRGHPVVALLEEASAADLIVVGSRGRGGFGGLLLGSVSQAVMHGAHGPVAIVR; this comes from the coding sequence ATGAACAGCACGTCCGAGGTCCGCTGGGTGATCGTCGGGGTCGACGGCTCCGACTCCAGCCGCTACGCGCTCGAGTGGTCGGCCAACGAGGCCCGGCTGCGCGGATTGGGACTGCGCATCGTCACCGCCGTGCAACTGCCGGAGCGGGAGGGGCCGTTCGCCCAGTTCGCGCACAATCCCGACGACACCGCCGAGGCGCCGCGGGCACATGAGGCCCAGGCGCTGCTGGACTACGCGCGGGACTGGATCAAGGGCATCTACCCCGAGATCGAGGTCGACACCCGGCTGGCCACGGAGCGTCCCGGAGCGGCCCTGCTCCAGGCCGCCTCGGAGCCCGGGGTCGCCGCGGCCGTCATCGGCTCCCGCGGCCTGGGCAGCCTGGCGTCGGCGTTCGTCGGCTCCGTCGGCGTCGAACTGGCCGCCCGCGCACCGGTGCCGGTGGTGGTGCTGCCGAAGAAGCACGAGTCCGTGAAGGGCGTCAAGGGCAGGATCATCGTGGGCGTGGACGGTTCCGAGACCGGCCAGCGGGCGGTGGAGTTCGCGTTCGCGCAGGGGGCCAAGCGCGACGCCGAGGTCGTCGCCATCTGCGCCTGGCAGCCGATGGCCGCGTTCGCCTCGACCATCGGGCCGGTGCCGCCGGAGGTCTTCGACGACTCCGCGGTGGCCGCCGCCGCGCGCGAGACCCTGGACGCTGCGCTCGCCGGGCCGCGCGCCACCTATCCCGATGTCGTCGTCACGGCCCACGAGGTGCGCGGCCACCCCGTTGTCGCGCTGCTGGAGGAGGCGTCGGCGGCCGACCTGATCGTCGTCGGTTCGCGCGGCCGCGGCGGTTTCGGGGGGCTGCTGCTCGGCTCGGTCAGCCAGGCGGTCATGCACGGCGCCCACGGCCCGGTGGCGATCGTGCGCTGA
- a CDS encoding dioxygenase family protein: protein MSSTNALERPVPGERMPVLYFGHGAPPLADDALWTGQLAGWAGGLPRPKAVLIVSAHWEAAPLTIGATATTPLVYDFWGFPQRYYEVTYPAPGAPELAASVRGLLDGGAVPVAEAPERGLDHGAYVPLKEMYPEADVPVLQVSMPTLDPGALFGLGRRLAPLRDGGVLIMGSGFLTHNLSCVDMTRGSDYVPPSWSAEFDDWASRAAIEGDVDALLDWRHKGPAADIAHPRSEHLAPLFVALGAGAATTDRARSVIDGFWYGLAKRAFQFD from the coding sequence ATGTCCAGCACGAACGCCCTGGAGCGTCCGGTCCCCGGCGAGAGGATGCCGGTCCTCTACTTCGGCCACGGCGCGCCGCCGTTGGCCGACGACGCGCTGTGGACCGGCCAGCTGGCCGGCTGGGCCGGCGGCCTGCCCAGGCCCAAGGCGGTCCTGATCGTCTCCGCGCACTGGGAGGCGGCCCCGCTGACGATCGGCGCCACCGCGACCACGCCGCTGGTCTACGACTTCTGGGGCTTCCCGCAGCGCTACTACGAGGTCACCTATCCCGCTCCCGGCGCGCCGGAGCTGGCCGCGTCCGTGCGCGGACTGCTGGACGGCGGTGCCGTCCCGGTGGCCGAAGCGCCCGAGCGAGGGCTCGACCACGGGGCCTACGTCCCGCTGAAGGAGATGTACCCCGAGGCCGACGTGCCGGTGCTGCAGGTCTCGATGCCCACGCTCGACCCGGGCGCCCTGTTCGGACTCGGCCGCCGCCTCGCCCCGCTGCGGGACGGGGGCGTGCTGATCATGGGCAGCGGGTTCCTCACCCACAACCTCTCGTGCGTGGACATGACGCGCGGATCGGACTACGTGCCGCCGTCGTGGTCGGCGGAGTTCGACGACTGGGCGAGCCGCGCGGCGATCGAGGGCGACGTCGACGCCCTGCTGGACTGGCGGCACAAGGGGCCCGCGGCCGACATCGCGCACCCGCGCAGCGAGCACCTCGCCCCGCTGTTCGTCGCCCTGGGTGCCGGCGCGGCCACCACCGACCGGGCCCGCAGCGTCATCGACGGGTTCTGGTACGGCTTGGCCAAGCGGGCCTTCCAGTTCGACTGA
- a CDS encoding MFS transporter, protein MSGVVLALSGPGQTAGISVFVDHIIADLDVSRSAVSLAYMVGTLCGAFALPWIGRAVDRFGVRRVLALVALAFGAFLSLLASVQELVGLTVGFVGARAMGQGGMTMIATTAVGIAVTRRRGTALGITTAAGTAGISLFPLLSERVITEIGWRHTFLAEAGLIWIVVLPIAWWGMRGVRRVPEEGERSGADGHGPAEATAWPLRSIVRTSMFWAISSAVACSGLVTTAVFFHQVSVLGEQGLTPTEAAANFLPQTLAGLLASLLFSAATDRFSPKLLISGAMAVHAVTLVLLPLVSPGVTAMAYGATLGAAAAGARGVEAAAFPYYYGTASLGTLRGLTQSIAVASTAVGPLLLSLGHDLTGSYEPVVVLLAALPAAIAVAAPFARRPQPTAPGNA, encoded by the coding sequence ATGTCGGGCGTCGTCCTGGCGCTGAGCGGCCCCGGCCAGACCGCGGGCATCTCCGTCTTCGTCGACCACATCATCGCCGACCTCGACGTCAGCCGCTCCGCCGTCTCGTTGGCCTACATGGTCGGCACGCTGTGCGGCGCCTTCGCGCTGCCGTGGATCGGCCGGGCGGTGGACCGGTTCGGGGTCCGGCGCGTGCTGGCCCTGGTCGCCCTGGCGTTCGGCGCGTTCCTGTCCCTGCTGGCGTCGGTGCAGGAACTGGTCGGACTGACCGTCGGCTTCGTCGGCGCCCGCGCCATGGGCCAGGGCGGAATGACCATGATCGCCACCACCGCCGTCGGCATCGCGGTGACCCGCAGGCGCGGCACCGCGCTGGGGATCACCACCGCGGCCGGCACCGCGGGCATATCGCTGTTCCCGCTTCTGTCGGAGCGGGTGATCACCGAGATCGGCTGGCGGCACACCTTCCTGGCCGAGGCCGGCCTGATCTGGATCGTCGTGCTGCCCATCGCCTGGTGGGGCATGCGCGGGGTCCGGCGCGTCCCCGAGGAGGGCGAGCGCAGCGGGGCCGACGGGCACGGACCGGCGGAGGCGACGGCGTGGCCGCTGCGCTCGATCGTGCGCACCTCGATGTTCTGGGCCATCTCCAGCGCCGTGGCGTGCAGCGGCCTGGTCACCACCGCGGTCTTCTTCCACCAGGTCTCGGTGCTGGGCGAGCAGGGGCTCACCCCGACCGAGGCCGCGGCCAACTTCCTGCCGCAGACGCTGGCGGGCCTGCTCGCGTCCCTGCTGTTCAGCGCCGCCACCGACCGCTTCTCCCCGAAGCTGCTGATCTCCGGCGCGATGGCGGTGCACGCGGTCACGCTGGTGCTGCTGCCCCTGGTCTCCCCCGGCGTCACCGCCATGGCCTACGGGGCCACGCTCGGCGCCGCGGCGGCGGGCGCCCGCGGGGTGGAGGCCGCGGCGTTCCCCTACTACTACGGCACCGCCAGCCTCGGCACGCTGCGCGGGCTCACCCAGTCGATCGCCGTGGCCTCCACGGCCGTCGGCCCGCTGCTGCTGTCACTCGGCCACGACCTGACCGGCTCCTACGAGCCGGTCGTCGTGCTGCTGGCGGCGCTGCCGGCCGCCATCGCCGTCGCCGCCCCGTTCGCCCGCCGACCGCAGCCCACGGCACCGGGCAACGCCTGA
- a CDS encoding peptide chain release factor 3, with product MTVAAESATHKGPDPVAEAARRRTFAVISHPDAGKSTLTEALALHAAAIASAGAVHGKGERRGVVSDWMEMERARGISITSAALRIDYDGHVLNLLDTPGHADFSEDTYRVLAAVDCAIMLLDSAKGLEPQTLKLFEVCRARRVPVITFVNKWDRPGREPLELLDEIEQRIGLRPTPLNWPVGIAGDFRGLIERPGGAYTKLERTPGGATRAREETLNAQQAARAEGPAWAQAGEELELLAEIGADYDQASFLAGASSPVLFGAALPNFGVAALLRTLIALAPAPSAQPDAGGRPRPVQAPFSGLVFKMQANMDKAHRDRMAFVRVCSGRFERGMVLTHAATGRPFATKYSQAVFGSQRHTIDTAYPGDVIALVNAAALRVGDTLYAGPKVEFAPIPSFAPEHFAVARATDAGRHKQFRRGIDQLDTEGVIQVLSSEVRGDQAPVLAAVGPLQFDVVAHRMAHEFRAPIELAHLDYSIARRTDAASAPALHALPGAEVLTRRSDHALLALIHNKWRLRVIQRDNPDLTTAPLLAGGLETQD from the coding sequence GTGACTGTGGCAGCGGAATCCGCGACGCACAAGGGCCCGGATCCGGTGGCCGAGGCGGCTCGTCGGCGTACGTTTGCGGTGATCTCGCATCCGGATGCGGGCAAGTCGACGTTGACCGAGGCGTTGGCGCTGCATGCGGCGGCCATCGCCTCGGCCGGGGCGGTGCACGGCAAGGGCGAGCGGCGCGGGGTGGTCTCGGACTGGATGGAGATGGAGCGCGCCCGCGGGATCTCCATCACCTCGGCGGCGCTGCGCATCGACTACGACGGCCACGTGCTGAACCTGCTGGACACCCCCGGCCACGCCGACTTCTCCGAGGACACCTACCGGGTGCTGGCCGCGGTGGACTGCGCGATCATGCTGCTGGACTCGGCCAAGGGCCTGGAGCCCCAGACCCTGAAGCTGTTCGAGGTGTGCCGGGCCCGGCGGGTCCCGGTGATCACCTTCGTCAACAAGTGGGACCGGCCCGGCCGCGAGCCGCTGGAGCTGCTCGATGAGATCGAGCAGCGCATCGGGCTGCGCCCCACCCCGCTGAACTGGCCGGTGGGCATCGCCGGGGACTTCCGCGGCCTGATCGAGCGGCCCGGCGGAGCCTACACCAAGCTGGAGCGCACCCCCGGCGGCGCCACCCGGGCCCGCGAGGAGACGCTGAACGCGCAGCAGGCCGCCCGGGCCGAGGGCCCGGCCTGGGCCCAGGCCGGCGAGGAACTCGAGCTGCTGGCCGAGATCGGCGCCGACTACGACCAGGCCTCCTTCCTGGCCGGGGCCTCCTCGCCGGTGCTGTTCGGCGCCGCGCTGCCCAACTTCGGCGTCGCCGCGCTGCTGCGCACCCTGATCGCCCTGGCCCCGGCCCCCTCGGCCCAGCCTGATGCCGGCGGCCGGCCGCGCCCGGTCCAGGCGCCGTTTTCGGGCCTGGTGTTCAAGATGCAGGCCAACATGGACAAGGCCCACCGCGACCGGATGGCGTTTGTGCGGGTGTGCTCGGGCCGCTTCGAGCGCGGCATGGTGCTCACCCACGCCGCCACCGGCCGCCCGTTCGCCACCAAGTACTCCCAGGCCGTGTTCGGCTCCCAGCGCCACACCATCGACACCGCCTACCCCGGCGACGTGATCGCCCTGGTCAACGCCGCCGCCCTGCGGGTCGGCGACACCCTCTACGCCGGGCCCAAGGTCGAGTTCGCGCCGATCCCCAGCTTCGCCCCCGAGCACTTCGCGGTGGCCCGCGCCACCGACGCCGGCCGCCACAAGCAGTTCCGCCGCGGCATCGACCAGCTCGACACCGAGGGCGTGATCCAGGTGCTGTCCTCTGAGGTGCGCGGCGACCAGGCCCCGGTGCTGGCCGCGGTGGGCCCGCTGCAGTTCGACGTGGTCGCCCACCGGATGGCCCACGAGTTCCGCGCCCCGATCGAGCTGGCCCACCTGGACTACAGCATCGCCCGCCGCACCGACGCCGCCTCCGCGCCCGCCCTGCACGCCCTGCCCGGCGCCGAGGTCCTGACCCGCCGCTCCGACCACGCACTCCTGGCACTCATCCACAACAAGTGGCGGCTGCGCGTGATCCAACGCGACAACCCCGACCTGACCACCGCCCCCCTCCTCGCCGGCGGCCTCGAAACCCAGGACTAG